A genomic stretch from Dyella sp. M7H15-1 includes:
- a CDS encoding group II intron maturase-specific domain-containing protein, protein MLSNILLTDGDRELERRGHAFCRYADDGNIYVRSEKAGQRVLTSMTSFLEKRLKLRVNSAKSACARPSERKFLGYTLTHSGGRLRLRFAEESAARLRNRVREQLRQGRGRSLKRTIESLNPMLRGWANYFGLGESKQAWEELDGWIRRRLRGLIWRQAKTRRRRTELLRKGGLTEERAWHSARNGHGPWWNAGASHMNHAFPKAFFDRLGLVSLASTARYLQRLA, encoded by the coding sequence TTGTTATCGAACATCCTGCTCACGGATGGTGATCGCGAACTAGAGCGGCGAGGTCACGCGTTCTGCCGCTACGCGGACGACGGCAATATTTATGTCCGCAGCGAAAAGGCAGGACAGCGCGTACTGACCAGCATGACATCGTTTCTTGAGAAACGGCTGAAACTGCGGGTCAACAGCGCCAAAAGCGCGTGCGCGCGGCCAAGTGAACGTAAGTTCCTTGGCTACACGCTGACGCACAGCGGAGGCCGGTTACGGTTACGCTTTGCCGAGGAAAGCGCAGCGCGTCTGCGCAACCGTGTGCGTGAGCAGTTGCGTCAGGGGCGAGGTCGAAGTTTGAAGCGAACCATCGAAAGCTTAAATCCGATGCTTCGCGGTTGGGCGAACTACTTCGGCCTCGGCGAGAGCAAGCAAGCGTGGGAGGAGCTGGACGGCTGGATACGGCGTCGGTTGCGTGGTTTGATCTGGCGACAAGCCAAGACGCGCCGACGACGCACGGAGTTGTTACGCAAAGGAGGCTTGACGGAAGAGCGGGCGTGGCACTCGGCCCGAAACGGGCATGGTCCGTGGTGGAACGCCGGAGCCAGTCATATGAACCACGCTTTTCCAAAAGCCTTCTTCGATAGGCTGGGCTTGGTCAGTTTGGCCAGCACGGCTCGCTATCTCCAGCGTCTGGCATGA
- a CDS encoding reverse transcriptase domain-containing protein, with product MRDRDEDGQDSMIVDEAEAQTSGATSQGTEQYSGEGHGGAEAITAWAEQTKAEKSRLMEAVVERNNLMAAYQKVVRNGGGPGVDGVPVGSLRDWLKVHWPRVKEALLDGRYLPAAVRAVDIPKPSGGVRTLGIPTVLDRLIQQAVLQILQPIVEPSFSRSSYGFRPGRNAHQAVKAAKQYVQQGHRWVVDIDLEKFFDRVNHDMLMSRVARHVEDERVLKLIRRYLEAGLMRDGMIGARETGTPQGGPLTPRTMLHTFHSVARIIRILAGERSRLRINPEHNDDVVLVDFDALDQAQYDPALRFQVKRAKFLAKGTCKFLKPIDDQK from the coding sequence ATGAGAGACCGTGATGAGGACGGCCAAGACTCGATGATCGTCGACGAAGCAGAAGCCCAAACCAGCGGGGCCACGAGCCAAGGTACGGAACAGTATTCCGGAGAGGGGCACGGTGGTGCGGAGGCGATCACGGCGTGGGCTGAGCAAACGAAAGCGGAGAAGTCACGGCTGATGGAGGCCGTGGTCGAGCGTAACAACCTGATGGCGGCGTACCAGAAGGTGGTTCGCAACGGTGGCGGACCGGGTGTTGATGGCGTGCCGGTGGGATCGTTGCGTGACTGGCTGAAGGTGCACTGGCCACGTGTGAAGGAAGCCTTGTTGGACGGACGCTACCTGCCGGCGGCGGTGCGCGCGGTGGACATCCCCAAGCCCTCGGGCGGGGTGCGGACACTAGGCATACCGACGGTGCTGGATCGACTGATCCAACAGGCCGTTCTGCAAATCCTGCAACCCATCGTTGAACCAAGCTTTTCCCGATCAAGCTATGGCTTTCGGCCAGGGCGTAACGCACACCAAGCGGTCAAGGCGGCCAAGCAGTATGTGCAGCAAGGACACCGCTGGGTGGTGGACATTGATCTGGAGAAGTTCTTTGATCGGGTCAACCACGACATGTTGATGTCGCGGGTGGCCCGGCATGTGGAAGACGAACGGGTGCTCAAGCTGATTCGTCGTTACCTGGAAGCGGGGCTGATGCGTGATGGGATGATCGGAGCGCGAGAGACCGGTACACCGCAAGGTGGTCCGCTGACGCCTCGAACAATGTTGCATACTTTTCATTCCGTCGCCCGAATCATTCGAATCCTCGCTGGTGAGCGCTCCCGGCTGCGGATCAACCCTGAACACAACGACGATGTCGTCCTTGTGGATTTCGACGCGCTTGACCAGGCCCAATACGATCCTGCGCTTCGTTTCCAGGTCAAGCGTGCCAAGTTTCTTGCTAAGGGCACCTGCAAATTCCTCAAGCCGATTGATGACCAGAAATAG
- a CDS encoding recombinase family protein, whose translation MVALYARVSSEQQNKRGTIESQLAALKERISADGAQIADDMCFVDAGVSGATLIRPQLERLRDCAALSTIDQLYILSPDRLARKYAHQALLMEEFTACGMQVVFLNHAIGASPEESLLLQMQGMIAEYERAKITERHRRGKLHGAKRGSVNVLSGAPYGYRYIILRTWGGLRSARRSRAITCRCACVPSVIVLTCQKNRIQQHVPTHKTGSRFRCQPSSARRCLNRRKNNSSRTASWHARGARVRRCVCCKD comes from the coding sequence ATGGTCGCGCTCTATGCGCGGGTATCCTCCGAGCAGCAAAACAAACGCGGCACCATTGAAAGCCAGCTGGCTGCACTGAAGGAGCGTATTTCAGCTGATGGCGCGCAGATCGCCGATGACATGTGTTTCGTTGACGCTGGCGTGAGTGGTGCGACGCTCATCAGGCCACAGCTAGAGCGACTCAGGGACTGTGCTGCGCTCAGCACGATCGACCAGCTCTACATCCTGTCACCGGACCGGCTGGCGCGCAAATATGCGCACCAGGCATTGCTGATGGAAGAGTTCACAGCTTGTGGCATGCAGGTCGTGTTCCTCAATCACGCCATCGGTGCGTCACCGGAAGAATCACTGCTACTGCAGATGCAGGGCATGATCGCGGAATACGAGCGGGCGAAGATCACCGAACGTCACCGCCGTGGCAAGCTTCACGGCGCAAAACGTGGCAGCGTCAATGTCCTGTCCGGGGCACCCTACGGCTACCGTTACATTATCCTGCGTACATGGGGCGGGCTGCGTTCGGCAAGACGAAGTCGTGCGATCACCTGCAGGTGCGCGTGCGTGCCCAGCGTCATAGTGCTGACGTGCCAAAAAAACCGCATTCAACAACACGTACCGACCCACAAGACTGGATCGAGATTCCGGTGCCAGCCATCATCAGCGCGGCGCTGTTTGAATCGGCGCAAGAACAACTCGTCGAGAACCGCAAGCTGGCACGCCAGAGGCGCGAGAGTGCGCCGCTGCGTCTGCTGCAAGGACTGA